The Pontibacter sp. SGAir0037 DNA segment TCCACGTTTACAGTTATGGGCTTTGTAGTACCTTTTATAGTCAGGTCGCCATGCAGTTTATACTCGTCACCGCCTACGTTCTCATAGTTAGTACCTACGAAACGAACTTCATTGTGCTGTGCTGCATCAAAAAAGTCAGGTGATTTCAGGTGTGTATCGCGTTGCTCATTGTTGGTGCTGATGGAGTTAACATCGGCAGTAAATACTACGCTGCTTGCATTGGTAAACTGCTCATCTTCTGTTTCCGCTTCTACGGAGAAGTTCTGAAAATAACCAGTTACAGTAGTGATCATCAGGTGTTTCACTTTAAACTGAACTTCACTGTGGGTTGGGTCTAAAGACCATTTTACGTGTGCCATTTTTTCTATTGCTTTAGGTTTTATTTTTTCTGTTTCCGTTAAGGATATACAAATGTATAAACATTTAATGTATATACAATAGTTAGTTTAAAAAGATTCACTTTTTTTAAAGATGCTGCCATATTACTGCTGCGACGGTGGAAGAAGCTGGCCAGATCGCCACTACAAGAGCTTTACATGGAATATTTCCCACTGTTAAGGCAGAAGACAACACGATTTTTACACTTTAGTGAATTGTGCAATTCATTAAGCTATGCTACTGGGGCTATAACGAAACAAGCTGTTGCTCCCTTTAGCCAGGTAGCAACAGCTTGTAGCCAGGAGAAAAAACAATTAAAAAGTATGTCCAAAAACAAAAAAGAATTGAGCATCTTCTTTTGATCGGGCGTAGTCGAACCTTAAAA contains these protein-coding regions:
- a CDS encoding YceI family protein, which gives rise to MAHVKWSLDPTHSEVQFKVKHLMITTVTGYFQNFSVEAETEDEQFTNASSVVFTADVNSISTNNEQRDTHLKSPDFFDAAQHNEVRFVGTNYENVGGDEYKLHGDLTIKGTTKPITVNVDFGGIVVDPYGQTKAGFTVTGKISRKEFGLTWNAVTEAGSVVVSDEIKLQAEIQLVKQA